In Pseudofrankia saprophytica, one genomic interval encodes:
- a CDS encoding UTP--glucose-1-phosphate uridylyltransferase, which translates to MPVTKAVIPAAGLGTRFLPATKAVPKEMLPVVDRPAIEYVVEEASRAGLRDVLLVTSRSKKAIEDHFDRDAELELVLERKGDATRLERVRASNELGEVHSVRQGAPRGLGHAVLCGAGHVGDEPFAVLLGDDLIDERDPLLPEMLAVQEQFGGSVVALMEVPEEMVSLYGVATVDPEPVRADGRYETVRIRDLVEKPPVAEAPSNLAIIGRYVLSPVVFDVLRRTGPGRGGEIQLTDALRELAMAADEAGEPVHGVVFTGRRYDTGDRIDYLKAIIRLACERPDLGPELYPWLEEYVAGGGPKADS; encoded by the coding sequence ATGCCAGTGACGAAGGCGGTAATTCCGGCTGCGGGCCTCGGGACCCGGTTCCTTCCGGCGACGAAGGCTGTGCCCAAGGAGATGCTGCCCGTCGTCGATCGGCCGGCCATCGAATACGTGGTCGAGGAGGCGTCGCGGGCTGGCCTGCGGGATGTCCTGCTCGTCACGAGTAGGTCGAAGAAGGCCATCGAGGACCACTTTGACCGCGACGCCGAGCTGGAGCTGGTGCTCGAACGCAAGGGCGACGCCACGAGGCTCGAACGGGTCCGTGCCTCGAACGAGCTGGGCGAGGTGCATTCCGTCCGGCAGGGCGCGCCGCGGGGCCTTGGACACGCGGTGCTCTGCGGTGCCGGTCATGTGGGCGACGAGCCGTTCGCCGTGCTGCTCGGCGACGACCTGATCGACGAACGTGACCCGCTCCTGCCGGAGATGCTGGCCGTGCAGGAGCAGTTCGGCGGCAGCGTCGTGGCGCTCATGGAGGTCCCGGAGGAGATGGTCTCGCTGTATGGCGTGGCCACCGTGGACCCGGAGCCGGTGCGGGCCGATGGTCGCTACGAGACGGTGCGGATCCGCGACCTGGTCGAGAAGCCGCCGGTCGCCGAGGCACCGAGCAACCTCGCCATCATCGGGCGCTACGTGCTCTCGCCGGTCGTCTTCGACGTGCTGCGACGCACCGGGCCCGGCCGCGGCGGTGAGATCCAGCTGACCGACGCGCTGCGCGAGCTGGCGATGGCGGCGGACGAGGCCGGCGAGCCGGTGCACGGCGTGGTCTTCACGGGCCGCCGCTACGACACCGGCGACCGGATCGACTATCTGAAGGCGATCATCCGGCTGGCCTGCGAGCGGCCTGACCTCGGCCCCGAGCTCTACCCCTGGCTCGAGGAGTACGTCGCGGGTGGCGGCCCGAAGGCCGACAGCTGA
- a CDS encoding 5-formyltetrahydrofolate cyclo-ligase — MSEWGRALDGADLTAHAKAELRRLVAARRSGAEPRPAPDARLGPSAGTGPRTARAGGAGIAGRVLALPEVTNAVWVAAFVGLPGEPDTRPLLAALRARGARVLLPAVREDLDLDFREFTGALVPGALGTREPPPAAPAVELAAADVVLVPAVAVDRHGRRLGRGGGSYDRALRRVRPEATLVAVVDDLAIVDSVPVDAHDLSVSVIVTPTQVVRRGPV; from the coding sequence GTGTCGGAGTGGGGCAGGGCGCTGGACGGCGCCGACCTGACGGCCCACGCGAAGGCGGAGCTTCGTCGGCTGGTCGCGGCACGCCGGAGCGGCGCCGAGCCACGGCCGGCGCCCGACGCCAGGCTCGGTCCGTCGGCGGGCACCGGACCACGGACCGCCCGGGCCGGCGGCGCCGGGATCGCGGGCCGGGTGCTCGCCCTGCCCGAGGTCACCAACGCGGTCTGGGTGGCGGCGTTCGTCGGCCTGCCGGGCGAGCCCGACACGCGACCGTTGCTGGCGGCCCTGCGCGCCCGCGGCGCCCGGGTGCTGCTGCCGGCGGTCCGGGAGGATCTCGACCTCGACTTCCGCGAGTTCACCGGCGCCCTCGTCCCGGGAGCGCTGGGCACGCGAGAGCCACCCCCTGCGGCGCCGGCCGTCGAGCTCGCGGCCGCGGACGTCGTGCTCGTCCCGGCGGTCGCCGTCGACCGGCACGGCCGCCGCCTGGGCCGTGGCGGCGGTTCCTACGACCGCGCCCTGCGCCGGGTCCGTCCCGAGGCGACGCTGGTCGCCGTCGTCGACGACCTCGCTATCGTGGACAGCGTGCCCGTCGACGCGCACGACCTGTCTGTCTCCGTCATCGTGACGCCCACCCAGGTCGTACGCCGCGGACCGGTGTGA